One part of the Gemmatimonadaceae bacterium genome encodes these proteins:
- a CDS encoding heme lyase CcmF/NrfE family subunit translates to MTRLLAYDAILVALAVTALGALFGPIAVRRGRRDWLMYLYAAVYTNFVLVTVSTLALVYGLVSHDFSISYVAQVGSRATPTFYTIISLWGALEGSIVFWAWVLAMYAAAVVWFNRKREGNLVPYAAMTLLVVALFFHVLLIGPANPFQPVFPVPFDGPGPNPLLQNHILMGVHPPLLYLGYVGLTVPFAFAVGAMLSGEVASDDWIRLTRRWTITAWGFLTAAIIAGMWWSYEVLGWGGYWAWDPVENASFIPWLTATAYLHSVMVQERRGMLKLWNLNLMVGTFVLTILGTFLTRSGIISSVHAFTQGTIGYYFLGFIALVLVATLFLVAGNSDKLASDGKLDAPLSRETVFLLQNLLFTTFMFTVLIGTLFPLVAEAARGVKVSVGTPFFNRMSIPLMVALLFLMGVGPALPWRKAAGPELKAKLVPGVILGLVLAIVAIVAGARNVYSILAFSFAGFALGVNVEEFVRGANARVKAHGESWPIALSHLVGGNRRRYGGYIAHIGVVLVAFGVTASSTFRTEQEATLKPGETVTVAGHTVRFKNAWGREEKQRQVIGATMELMDGNRVVSTAEPRMNYYPTSQQPVPTPDVRSMLSGDLYFNLMAFKQDGSNVTVKVIWEPLVPWIWFGGFVLCLGAVVGILPQRQKMAAAVPAVALAEAAP, encoded by the coding sequence ATGACCCGACTGTTAGCCTACGACGCCATCCTGGTCGCCCTCGCCGTCACGGCGCTGGGGGCGCTCTTCGGCCCGATCGCCGTCCGGCGCGGACGCCGTGACTGGCTGATGTACCTGTACGCCGCGGTCTACACCAACTTCGTGCTCGTCACGGTGTCGACGCTGGCGCTGGTGTACGGCCTGGTCTCGCACGACTTCAGCATCTCGTACGTCGCGCAGGTGGGCAGCCGCGCGACGCCGACGTTCTACACGATCATCTCGCTGTGGGGCGCGCTCGAGGGCTCGATCGTCTTCTGGGCCTGGGTGCTCGCGATGTACGCGGCCGCCGTCGTCTGGTTCAACCGGAAGCGCGAGGGGAACCTCGTGCCGTACGCGGCGATGACGCTTCTGGTGGTGGCGCTCTTCTTCCACGTCCTGCTGATCGGGCCGGCCAATCCGTTCCAGCCGGTCTTCCCGGTGCCGTTCGACGGCCCGGGGCCGAATCCGCTGCTGCAGAACCACATCCTGATGGGCGTGCATCCGCCGCTCCTCTACCTGGGCTACGTCGGGCTCACGGTGCCGTTCGCCTTCGCCGTGGGCGCGATGCTCAGCGGCGAGGTGGCGAGCGACGACTGGATCCGCCTGACGCGCCGCTGGACGATCACCGCCTGGGGCTTCCTCACCGCCGCGATCATCGCCGGCATGTGGTGGTCGTACGAAGTGCTGGGCTGGGGCGGCTACTGGGCGTGGGATCCGGTCGAGAATGCGTCGTTCATTCCCTGGCTGACGGCCACGGCCTACCTGCACTCGGTGATGGTGCAGGAGCGGCGCGGGATGCTGAAGCTGTGGAACCTGAACCTGATGGTCGGCACCTTCGTGCTGACGATCCTCGGCACGTTCCTCACGCGCTCCGGGATCATCTCGTCGGTGCACGCCTTCACGCAGGGCACCATCGGCTACTACTTCCTCGGCTTCATCGCGCTGGTGCTGGTCGCCACGCTCTTCCTGGTGGCGGGCAACAGCGACAAGCTGGCGTCCGACGGCAAGCTCGACGCGCCGCTGTCGCGCGAGACGGTCTTCCTGCTGCAGAACCTGCTCTTCACGACGTTCATGTTCACGGTGCTCATCGGCACGCTCTTTCCGCTGGTCGCCGAGGCGGCGCGCGGCGTGAAGGTGAGCGTGGGAACGCCGTTCTTCAACCGCATGAGCATCCCGCTGATGGTGGCGCTCCTCTTCCTGATGGGCGTCGGCCCGGCGCTGCCGTGGCGGAAGGCGGCGGGGCCGGAGCTGAAGGCGAAGCTCGTCCCGGGCGTGATCCTCGGGCTGGTGCTCGCCATCGTGGCAATCGTCGCCGGGGCGCGCAACGTCTACTCCATTCTCGCCTTCTCGTTCGCCGGCTTCGCGCTGGGCGTCAACGTCGAGGAGTTCGTGCGCGGAGCCAACGCCCGCGTGAAAGCGCACGGGGAATCGTGGCCCATCGCGCTGTCGCACCTGGTGGGCGGCAATCGCCGGCGCTACGGCGGCTACATCGCCCACATCGGCGTGGTGCTCGTCGCGTTCGGCGTGACCGCCTCGTCGACGTTCCGCACGGAGCAGGAAGCGACGCTGAAGCCGGGTGAGACGGTGACGGTGGCCGGCCACACGGTGCGCTTCAAGAACGCGTGGGGGCGGGAGGAGAAGCAGCGCCAGGTGATCGGCGCGACCATGGAGCTGATGGACGGCAACCGCGTGGTCTCCACCGCCGAGCCGCGGATGAACTACTATCCGACGTCGCAGCAGCCGGTGCCGACGCCGGACGTGCGCAGCATGCTGTCGGGCGACCTCTACTTCAACCTGATGGCCTTCAAGCAGGACGGGTCGAACGTCACTGTGAAGGTGATCTGGGAGCCGCTCGTGCCCTGGATCTGGTTTGGCGGGTTCGTGCTCTGTCTCGGCGCCGTCGTCGGGATCCTGCCGCAGCGCCAGAAAATGGCGGCGGCGGTACCGGCCGTGGCGCTGGCGGAGGCCGCGCCGTGA
- a CDS encoding redoxin domain-containing protein: protein MNWKRASIAAATAAPVIALFAWGLTRDPNNIPSPLPGREAPQFALQVFAPGQGDLHRPIGDTVRLADLRGKVVVLNFWASWCLACRDEHAALSEVAQTYAGQPVQFLGVLYNDVPDKGTAWIAEMGGQSYPSVDDPGARVAIDYGLYGVPETFFLDASGRVAYKHTGPVTPGVVRLKVDSLMAAARQAAPAAPAGAGVAPAPTPESGK from the coding sequence GTGAACTGGAAGCGCGCCTCGATTGCCGCGGCCACGGCCGCGCCCGTGATCGCGCTCTTCGCGTGGGGACTGACGCGCGATCCGAACAACATTCCCTCGCCCCTGCCGGGGCGCGAGGCGCCGCAGTTCGCGCTGCAGGTCTTTGCGCCGGGGCAGGGGGACCTGCATCGCCCGATCGGCGACACCGTGCGCCTCGCCGACCTGCGCGGCAAGGTGGTGGTGCTGAATTTCTGGGCGTCGTGGTGCCTCGCCTGCCGTGACGAGCACGCCGCGCTTTCCGAAGTGGCGCAGACGTACGCGGGCCAGCCGGTGCAGTTCCTCGGCGTGCTCTACAACGACGTGCCCGACAAGGGCACGGCCTGGATTGCCGAGATGGGCGGGCAGTCGTATCCGTCAGTGGACGATCCGGGCGCGCGCGTGGCCATCGATTACGGCCTCTATGGCGTGCCGGAGACGTTCTTCCTCGACGCCAGCGGACGCGTGGCGTACAAGCACACGGGGCCGGTGACGCCCGGCGTCGTGCGCCTGAAGGTGGACTCACTGATGGCCGCGGCGCGGCAGGCGGCGCCCGCGGCACCCGCGGGAGCCGGTGTCGCTCCCGCTCCCACGCCGGAGAGCGGCAAATGA
- a CDS encoding cytochrome c-type biogenesis protein, translated as MIYSRILARLLVGVTAAVSLAGGTLVAQAPALPAAPQNAPQDSGALRVQVQGTLTDAQKNDKSLEAATKSVASELRCPVCQGVSIQDSPSELAQQMRTVVKEQLAAGKSSDQVKDYFISKYGEWILLEPKASGFNLLVYLLPAFLVLGGAVFLVFLVKKWTSAAPAAAAPSALDDE; from the coding sequence ATGATCTACTCCCGAATCCTCGCCCGGCTGCTCGTTGGCGTGACGGCGGCGGTATCGCTCGCGGGCGGCACGCTCGTCGCCCAGGCGCCGGCCCTGCCGGCCGCGCCGCAGAACGCGCCGCAGGACAGCGGCGCCCTGCGCGTGCAGGTGCAGGGCACGCTGACCGACGCGCAGAAGAACGACAAGTCGCTCGAAGCCGCCACCAAGTCGGTGGCCTCGGAACTCCGCTGCCCCGTCTGTCAGGGCGTGTCCATCCAGGACTCGCCGTCCGAACTGGCGCAGCAGATGCGCACCGTGGTCAAGGAGCAGCTCGCCGCGGGCAAGTCCTCGGATCAGGTCAAGGACTACTTCATCTCCAAGTACGGCGAGTGGATCCTGCTCGAACCCAAGGCGTCCGGCTTCAACCTGCTGGTCTACCTGCTGCCGGCGTTTCTCGTGCTCGGCGGCGCGGTCTTCCTTGTCTTCCTCGTGAAGAAGTGGACGTCGGCCGCGCCGGCCGCGGCAGCGCCGAGTGCGCTTGACGACGAGTAG
- a CDS encoding heavy metal sensor histidine kinase, whose protein sequence is MPETPQRSSRPWSIAGRLSHVHALKTLALLTAAGSILYWGLARELRQQDAKLVASKLTVLAHLVSSFPLGSEAIASEIQHEAGDEGPLRYYLRILEPSGRVIIETTGMPPALSVTAFPAHAAQGAATSNCAECAPSADDRYLLASRLADGVDGTGPVRLQVALDIERTEGVLRRYAWLLAVVLGAGVILSALASLLVSRMAVRPVYDIAGRVRAITASRLDLQPLSSRPWPTELQGLANDFDEMLARLGEAFNRLSQFAADLAHELRNPINNLRGNAEVTLARPRTAEEYQQSLGSSLEELERLSRLIDGLLFIARSEDPRQAIDSTSFPIRRELVAVQDFYEALAAERDVRTRCDGDATITGDPMLVRRAVSNLLANALKHTPPGGTVVLNAQQRSGGGATVTVRDNGCGIRPEHLPQLFDRFYRADDGATDRPGSGLGLAIVRSIMRLHGGEAKVESEFGVGTTVTLEFPARGDA, encoded by the coding sequence ATGCCTGAGACGCCGCAGCGGTCCAGCCGACCGTGGTCCATTGCGGGCCGCCTGTCGCACGTTCACGCATTGAAGACCCTGGCGCTGCTGACGGCCGCGGGCAGCATTCTCTACTGGGGTCTCGCCCGCGAACTGCGGCAGCAGGACGCCAAACTCGTCGCTAGCAAGCTCACCGTGCTCGCCCATCTCGTCTCGTCGTTCCCGCTGGGCTCGGAGGCAATTGCGAGTGAGATCCAGCACGAGGCAGGCGACGAGGGGCCGCTGCGGTACTACCTGCGGATCCTCGAACCGTCTGGCCGCGTGATCATCGAGACAACCGGCATGCCGCCCGCACTGTCCGTTACGGCGTTCCCCGCGCACGCAGCACAGGGCGCCGCGACATCGAACTGCGCTGAATGCGCGCCGAGCGCGGATGACCGGTACCTGCTGGCGTCGCGACTCGCCGACGGCGTGGACGGCACGGGACCGGTGCGCCTGCAGGTGGCCCTCGACATCGAACGCACCGAGGGCGTGCTGCGCCGCTACGCCTGGCTGCTGGCGGTCGTACTCGGCGCCGGCGTCATCCTCTCGGCGCTCGCCAGCCTGCTCGTGTCGCGCATGGCCGTCCGTCCAGTCTACGACATCGCCGGCCGGGTGCGCGCCATTACCGCCAGCCGTCTCGACCTGCAGCCGCTCTCGTCGCGTCCCTGGCCGACGGAACTACAGGGACTCGCAAACGACTTCGACGAGATGCTGGCGCGCCTTGGCGAAGCATTCAACCGCCTGTCGCAATTCGCCGCGGACCTCGCGCATGAGCTCAGGAACCCGATCAACAACCTGCGGGGCAACGCCGAGGTTACCCTCGCCCGCCCTCGGACGGCCGAGGAGTACCAGCAATCGCTCGGCTCGAGCCTCGAAGAACTTGAGCGGCTCTCCCGGTTGATCGACGGGCTCTTGTTCATCGCCCGCAGCGAGGATCCCCGGCAGGCGATCGACTCCACCTCGTTCCCCATCCGGCGGGAACTCGTGGCCGTACAGGATTTCTACGAGGCGCTCGCGGCGGAACGCGACGTGCGGACGCGCTGTGATGGAGACGCCACGATCACGGGCGACCCGATGCTCGTGCGACGCGCCGTCAGCAACCTGCTGGCCAACGCGTTGAAGCACACGCCTCCGGGTGGGACGGTGGTCCTGAATGCGCAGCAACGTTCGGGCGGCGGCGCCACCGTGACCGTCCGCGACAACGGGTGCGGTATACGGCCGGAACATCTGCCTCAACTCTTCGACCGATTCTATCGCGCCGATGACGGCGCAACCGACCGCCCCGGCTCCGGCCTTGGGCTCGCGATCGTGCGCTCCATCATGCGGCTGCATGGCGGAGAGGCCAAGGTCGAAAGCGAATTCGGCGTCGGTACCACGGTCACCCTCGAGTTCCCCGCGCGAGGCGACGCCTGA
- a CDS encoding heavy metal response regulator transcription factor: MRILIVEDERKAADYLHRGLSESGFVVDVALNGDDGLHLALEETYDLIVLDIGLPRRDGWSVLASLRRAGRQTPVLFLTARDAVSDRVRGLEEGADDYLVKPFAFSELLARVRSILRRGPARQPDVLTVDDLELDVTRHRATRGGQRLDLTPKEFALLSLLVRRRGEVLSRTLISELVWEMHFDSDTNVVDVAIRRLRAKVDDPFTTKLIRTVRGVGYVLEHA, from the coding sequence ATGCGAATTCTGATCGTTGAGGACGAGCGCAAGGCTGCCGACTACCTGCATCGCGGCCTGTCGGAATCAGGATTCGTGGTGGACGTGGCGCTCAACGGCGACGACGGCTTGCACCTGGCGCTCGAAGAGACGTACGACCTCATCGTGCTCGATATCGGATTGCCGCGTCGCGATGGCTGGTCGGTGCTCGCCTCCTTGCGGCGCGCCGGACGCCAGACGCCTGTGCTCTTCCTGACCGCGCGCGACGCCGTGAGCGACCGGGTGCGAGGTCTCGAGGAAGGGGCCGACGATTATCTGGTGAAGCCGTTTGCCTTCTCCGAACTCCTGGCGCGCGTTCGCTCGATCCTGCGGCGCGGCCCGGCCCGCCAGCCGGACGTGCTGACCGTCGACGATCTCGAACTCGACGTCACTCGCCATCGCGCCACGCGCGGCGGGCAGCGCCTAGACCTGACCCCCAAGGAGTTCGCGCTGCTGTCGTTGCTTGTGCGCCGGCGCGGCGAGGTCCTGTCGCGCACGTTGATCTCGGAACTGGTCTGGGAGATGCACTTCGACAGCGATACCAATGTGGTGGACGTCGCCATCCGTCGGCTCCGGGCGAAGGTGGACGACCCGTTCACCACGAAGCTCATCCGGACGGTACGCGGAGTTGGTTACGTTCTCGAGCATGCCTGA
- a CDS encoding MtrB/PioB family outer membrane beta-barrel protein, producing MRKLIASLTLAALPAIASPQGTAAKTAPATSGGQITIGLQQVDNSTNSSVFTEYRDLRDGRTPLAFNFGTKSASGLSFNIAGADVTRRDQSLGLSVGQPGVWRLKATWDELPHDLSHAAKSPYTSSTPGTLDVSQTMAITFKKLGTGASDAANVVASDAIAAAYMQAYARPVALGTTSKNGSFVLQYSGIQSVNLSAGYTRREKAGSKVGYGPIGDRPPRTLNVQFAEPVDYATGDLTLTAEIVKPRYQVRAEYLRSQFENEIDVLTWRNIWASAPAGASFDTWDRAVGVYGRRPLSPDNSYQAVTLSGGLALPWASRLTASVVRGTMEQDGDLLPYAYQNDMLANKTLPRASTQGKMETTALSAEYSIAPLPRLNLRAFARHYALDNQTPSAQWQYVTQDAAGLTGTVSYVNKRVNEEFAWDRQNFGVETAVRVPLLKGSVTVGFEREDFGREHLEAESTSENIVRLAWNGRPAKWLSARARLQRGTRDAGEYNWRAASKSYWYAPTDANDNNNPQFSFENHPDTRAYTMADRTRDQADLSVTLTPTSTLSLSTRFKTRTDDFDSDVTSVQPLIGLSVADREARTPGKQLGLLKRSQQQLSFDATYAPNDRLGLNASYGYDLGTSDMRGIEFNENNKMNPSAINTAVLGPWTRESSEWTANFEDRNTYMMLGGTYALVPNRVTVAVNFTSARADMDLAYGGFGATSFDGTPLPATNEYAFQSPTPVQQRTTVTDVSLVAPLFGRIQARLGLRNERYTLDDWQQSAGTPQFETVGSDLLLRDTSRSHQWGNRLPNLGSYLAPAYNGTAVYVGLTYGFGGTR from the coding sequence ATGCGCAAACTGATCGCAAGCTTGACGCTGGCGGCCCTTCCGGCGATCGCGTCGCCCCAGGGGACCGCGGCGAAGACCGCTCCCGCTACGAGCGGCGGGCAGATCACGATCGGCCTCCAGCAGGTGGACAACAGTACGAACTCCAGCGTCTTCACGGAGTATCGTGACCTCCGGGACGGCCGCACGCCCCTCGCGTTCAACTTCGGAACCAAGTCGGCCAGTGGACTCAGCTTCAACATCGCCGGAGCCGACGTGACGCGCCGCGACCAGAGTCTGGGACTTTCGGTGGGCCAGCCCGGCGTGTGGCGCCTGAAGGCCACGTGGGACGAGCTGCCGCACGACCTCAGTCACGCGGCGAAGAGCCCGTATACGTCATCCACGCCGGGCACGCTCGACGTGTCGCAGACCATGGCGATCACGTTCAAGAAGCTCGGCACCGGCGCGTCGGATGCGGCCAATGTGGTGGCCAGCGACGCGATCGCGGCCGCGTATATGCAGGCCTACGCTCGGCCCGTTGCGCTCGGAACGACGTCGAAGAACGGCTCCTTCGTCCTGCAGTACAGTGGCATCCAGTCGGTCAATCTCTCGGCAGGCTACACTCGGCGCGAGAAGGCGGGGAGCAAGGTCGGCTACGGGCCGATCGGGGACCGTCCGCCGCGCACGCTGAACGTCCAGTTCGCGGAGCCGGTGGACTATGCGACCGGCGACCTCACCCTGACTGCGGAGATCGTGAAACCGCGCTATCAGGTGCGCGCCGAATACCTTCGGTCACAGTTCGAGAACGAGATCGATGTCCTGACCTGGCGCAATATCTGGGCGTCGGCCCCAGCGGGTGCGTCATTCGACACGTGGGACCGCGCGGTTGGCGTGTACGGTCGCCGCCCGCTGTCGCCCGACAATAGCTACCAGGCGGTCACGCTCTCCGGGGGACTTGCCCTTCCGTGGGCCAGCCGGCTGACCGCCAGCGTCGTACGCGGCACGATGGAACAGGACGGCGACCTGCTGCCGTATGCCTATCAAAATGACATGCTGGCCAACAAGACGCTCCCGCGCGCCAGTACACAGGGCAAGATGGAGACCACGGCGCTCTCGGCGGAGTACAGCATCGCCCCGCTGCCGCGCCTGAACCTCCGAGCCTTCGCCCGTCACTACGCCCTGGACAATCAGACGCCGTCGGCGCAGTGGCAATACGTCACGCAGGACGCGGCTGGCCTGACCGGCACGGTGTCGTACGTGAATAAGCGAGTGAACGAGGAGTTCGCGTGGGATCGCCAGAATTTCGGCGTCGAGACGGCGGTGCGAGTGCCCCTGCTCAAGGGAAGCGTCACCGTCGGCTTCGAGCGCGAGGACTTCGGGCGCGAGCATCTCGAAGCCGAGTCGACGTCCGAGAACATCGTGCGGCTGGCCTGGAACGGCCGTCCCGCGAAGTGGCTCTCGGCGCGCGCGCGCCTGCAGCGCGGGACGCGCGACGCCGGCGAGTACAACTGGCGGGCGGCGAGCAAGAGCTACTGGTACGCGCCGACGGATGCGAACGACAACAACAACCCCCAGTTCTCGTTCGAGAACCACCCGGACACGCGGGCCTACACGATGGCCGACCGGACGCGCGACCAGGCCGATCTCTCGGTCACGCTGACGCCGACCTCGACACTGTCGCTCTCCACTCGGTTCAAGACGCGCACCGACGATTTCGACTCGGACGTGACATCGGTGCAGCCGCTGATCGGCCTCTCCGTCGCGGACCGGGAGGCGCGCACGCCGGGCAAGCAACTGGGCCTGCTCAAGCGCTCGCAGCAACAGCTGTCCTTCGATGCCACGTACGCGCCCAATGACCGGCTGGGCCTCAATGCGTCGTACGGCTACGACCTCGGCACATCCGACATGCGGGGCATCGAGTTCAACGAGAATAACAAGATGAACCCGAGTGCGATCAATACCGCCGTGCTCGGTCCATGGACGCGCGAGTCCAGCGAGTGGACCGCCAACTTCGAGGACCGCAACACCTACATGATGCTCGGCGGCACGTACGCCCTGGTGCCGAATCGGGTCACCGTGGCGGTGAACTTCACGTCCGCCAGGGCCGACATGGACCTCGCGTACGGCGGATTCGGCGCCACCAGTTTCGACGGTACCCCACTGCCGGCGACCAATGAGTATGCCTTCCAGTCGCCAACGCCGGTGCAGCAGCGCACCACGGTGACCGACGTCTCGCTCGTCGCGCCGCTGTTCGGCCGGATTCAGGCTCGGCTTGGGCTGCGCAACGAGCGCTATACGTTGGACGATTGGCAGCAGAGCGCCGGGACGCCCCAGTTCGAGACCGTTGGCAGCGACTTGCTGCTGCGCGATACGTCGCGGTCGCATCAGTGGGGCAACCGGCTCCCGAATCTGGGTTCGTATCTCGCGCCTGCGTACAATGGAACGGCGGTGTACGTCGGACTGACGTACGGATTCGGCGGGACCAGGTAG
- a CDS encoding DmsE family decaheme c-type cytochrome, producing MRRALERWMFAVAALTGMSFAATTTAGAQQVDWERLNPAFKGATFVRDDKTCAGCHEEMHAKFGLSAHAEYFKAGKTAVSGSCESCHGPRSKHIDDPKPGTEWHSLTKAQQSGICMQCHAGGSRLTFMSGAHLGGDVSCTSCHAAKAPRDASAVLTRGRVTETCFRCHATTRVQMAKTSHHPVREGRMDCASCHNVHGSNPALLKTASVNETCTSCHAGKRGPYLWEHAPVRESCVNCHDAHGSTNRKLLNKKEAFLCLSCHSYGGHINLPRYNRTSNPQGEGCVNCHITIHGSQHPSGPKFTR from the coding sequence ATGCGACGTGCTTTGGAGAGGTGGATGTTCGCGGTGGCCGCGCTGACGGGGATGTCGTTCGCGGCAACTACGACGGCCGGCGCCCAGCAGGTGGATTGGGAGCGACTCAATCCCGCGTTCAAGGGCGCGACCTTCGTGCGCGACGACAAGACCTGCGCGGGCTGCCACGAGGAGATGCACGCGAAGTTCGGACTGAGCGCGCACGCCGAGTATTTCAAGGCGGGCAAGACCGCCGTGTCGGGCAGTTGTGAATCGTGCCATGGGCCGCGCAGCAAGCACATCGACGACCCGAAGCCGGGCACCGAATGGCACTCGCTGACGAAGGCACAGCAGTCCGGCATCTGCATGCAATGCCATGCCGGGGGCAGCCGACTGACCTTCATGTCGGGTGCCCACCTGGGCGGTGACGTCAGCTGCACATCGTGCCATGCCGCCAAGGCCCCCCGCGACGCCTCGGCGGTCCTCACCCGCGGCCGGGTGACGGAGACCTGCTTCCGTTGCCACGCCACGACCAGGGTCCAGATGGCGAAGACGTCGCATCACCCCGTGCGCGAAGGGCGGATGGACTGCGCGTCGTGCCACAATGTGCATGGCTCGAACCCGGCGCTGCTCAAGACCGCGTCCGTCAACGAGACGTGCACGTCGTGCCATGCCGGCAAGCGCGGTCCATACCTCTGGGAGCATGCGCCGGTCCGCGAAAGCTGCGTGAACTGTCACGACGCACACGGTTCGACGAACCGGAAGCTCCTCAACAAGAAGGAGGCGTTCCTCTGCCTCTCGTGTCACTCGTACGGCGGGCACATCAACCTTCCGCGCTACAACCGCACGAGCAATCCGCAGGGCGAAGGCTGCGTGAACTGCCACATCACGATCCACGGGTCGCAGCACCCGTCGGGTCCGAAGTTTACCCGGTAA
- a CDS encoding ABC transporter ATP-binding protein, giving the protein MADLALLALRKQFAGGVIGVDDVTLVVPDGAFTALVGPSGCGKTTILRLVAGLEEPTSGAVRIGGRDVTFLPPRDRDVAMVFQNYALYPHLSVRANIAFPLTVRRVAGAEVTRRVRHAAELLEIDGLLDRKPAQLSGGQRQRVALARAIVREPACFLFDEPLSNLDAQVRAQTRAELVALHRRLGATMLYVTHDQVEAMTMAQTVAVMAHGRVLQEGAPMELYRSPASLAVARFIGSPAINAVAGRTTGTRFEGALACGTRAPAHAEVVLAVRPEHLVLGHAMDAAPAQVTLVEPLGPESLVRLRLRSGEELVARVAGEARCRMGDEVGVRIAAGEGLFFRAADGARLV; this is encoded by the coding sequence GTGGCGGACCTCGCCCTCCTGGCCCTCCGCAAGCAGTTCGCCGGCGGCGTGATTGGCGTCGACGACGTCACGCTCGTCGTGCCCGACGGCGCGTTCACGGCGCTCGTCGGTCCGTCGGGGTGCGGCAAGACCACCATCCTGCGGCTCGTCGCGGGGCTCGAGGAGCCGACGAGCGGCGCGGTGCGCATCGGCGGGCGCGATGTCACCTTCCTGCCGCCGCGCGATCGCGACGTGGCGATGGTCTTCCAGAATTATGCGCTCTATCCGCACCTCTCGGTGCGCGCCAACATCGCCTTCCCGCTGACCGTGCGGCGCGTCGCGGGGGCGGAGGTCACGCGGCGCGTGCGACACGCCGCGGAACTGCTCGAGATCGACGGGCTGCTCGACCGCAAGCCGGCCCAGCTCTCGGGCGGCCAGCGGCAGCGCGTGGCGCTCGCGCGTGCCATCGTGCGCGAGCCGGCCTGCTTTCTCTTCGACGAGCCGCTGTCGAACCTCGATGCGCAGGTCCGCGCGCAGACGCGCGCCGAACTCGTGGCGCTGCATCGCCGGCTCGGCGCGACGATGCTGTACGTCACGCACGATCAGGTCGAGGCGATGACCATGGCGCAGACGGTGGCCGTGATGGCGCACGGCCGTGTGCTGCAGGAAGGGGCGCCCATGGAGCTCTATCGCAGCCCGGCATCGCTCGCCGTGGCGCGGTTCATAGGATCGCCCGCCATCAACGCCGTGGCCGGCCGCACGACGGGCACCAGGTTCGAGGGCGCGCTCGCCTGCGGCACACGGGCGCCGGCGCACGCCGAGGTGGTGCTTGCGGTGCGACCGGAGCACCTGGTCCTCGGCCACGCGATGGATGCCGCGCCCGCGCAGGTAACGCTGGTCGAGCCGCTGGGCCCGGAATCACTGGTGCGGCTGCGCCTGCGGAGTGGCGAGGAGTTGGTGGCGCGCGTGGCGGGCGAGGCGCGGTGCCGGATGGGAGATGAAGTCGGCGTGCGCATTGCCGCCGGCGAGGGGCTCTTCTTCCGCGCCGCCGACGGCGCGCGGCTGGTGTAG